The Rubidibacter lacunae KORDI 51-2 genome has a window encoding:
- a CDS encoding serine hydrolase domain-containing protein, whose translation MAMVVANKKDLTPGGEVWVRLRLGEVYIVNIDDDRVVTTGLSAFPVASSARRYPNAPDGEFIMTVRSLCLAAFAVVLSACGGDPGEAVDELFAPYDDPTLPGAAVLVIQDSQKVLTRTYGAADMATKVPVRSSTNFRLASLTKQFTATAILMLVDEGKLSLDTTLGELYPSVNDYAKDITVEQVLRHQSGMPDYEPMVPADGEQVHDVDVLRLMVNAESGYFPPGSEYRYSNSGYAVLATIVEKMSGQTFAEFLDQRIFTPLGMDGTVAFEKGISTVANRAYGYTVTADGVDFSDQSVWSAVLGDGGVYSSLDDLYLWDQALSSEGLISPGLKRQMFTPSLGTYGFGWHIDEYDGSTRHHHGGSTSGFRNFILRIPEKQLTVIVLTNRAEPDVRELAERVADLYF comes from the coding sequence ATGGCGATGGTGGTGGCAAACAAAAAGGACCTGACCCCGGGCGGCGAGGTATGGGTTCGGCTTCGCTTAGGCGAAGTGTATATCGTTAATATCGACGACGATCGCGTCGTCACGACCGGCCTGTCCGCTTTTCCCGTGGCGAGTTCTGCGCGCCGTTATCCGAACGCCCCCGATGGAGAATTCATCATGACCGTAAGAAGCCTTTGCCTGGCGGCTTTCGCCGTTGTACTGTCTGCCTGCGGTGGAGATCCCGGCGAGGCCGTGGATGAACTCTTTGCCCCCTACGACGACCCCACGTTGCCGGGCGCCGCCGTGTTGGTCATCCAGGATAGCCAGAAGGTGCTTACTCGAACCTACGGCGCCGCGGACATGGCCACCAAGGTACCGGTTCGCTCTTCAACAAATTTCCGGCTGGCGTCGTTAACCAAGCAGTTCACCGCCACAGCCATTTTAATGCTCGTTGACGAGGGCAAGCTATCGCTAGATACGACCCTGGGGGAGCTCTATCCGTCGGTTAACGACTACGCAAAAGACATCACAGTCGAGCAGGTTCTGCGCCACCAGTCCGGCATGCCGGACTACGAGCCTATGGTCCCGGCCGATGGCGAGCAGGTTCACGATGTGGACGTGCTGCGGCTGATGGTGAATGCCGAGTCCGGTTATTTCCCGCCGGGCAGCGAGTACCGCTACAGTAATTCGGGCTATGCCGTTCTGGCGACGATCGTAGAGAAAATGTCCGGACAGACATTCGCAGAGTTTCTCGACCAGCGAATCTTCACGCCGCTGGGTATGGACGGAACGGTTGCCTTCGAGAAGGGTATCTCCACAGTTGCCAATAGGGCTTATGGCTACACTGTGACCGCTGATGGCGTGGACTTCAGCGACCAGAGTGTCTGGAGCGCGGTTCTGGGCGACGGCGGTGTCTACAGCTCGCTCGACGACCTTTATCTCTGGGACCAGGCGCTGTCTAGCGAAGGCCTCATCTCGCCCGGCCTGAAGCGACAGATGTTTACGCCTTCGCTAGGGACTTATGGCTTTGGCTGGCACATCGATGAGTATGACGGCAGCACTCGGCACCATCATGGGGGAAGCACGTCGGGGTTTCGCAACTTCATCCTGCGTATTCCTGAGAAGCAGCTGACGGTTATTGTCCTGACGAATCGGGCTGAGCCCGACGTTCGCGAGCTTGCCGAGCGGGTTGCCGACCTGTACTTCTAA